Proteins encoded in a region of the Verrucomicrobiota bacterium genome:
- a CDS encoding thymidylate kinase — protein MTTLARSAKSPRKPSVPPRVVAPPVFVPHRSPKRFYGHGIPGVDPAKLSGKLIVVEGADGSGRSTQIAQLVQWLEASGHATVQVGLKRSTLVAEELDQAQQGNILSRITLSLFYATDFADQLENVILPALKSGFMVLADRYIYTLMVRDMVRGMDEEWLQNLYGIALVPDAVFYLNVAPEELIQRNFAKNLALDYWESGMDLGLSRDMFDSFLKYQSLVEQQFKRIQSTYGFTIVEGHCSVEEVSAELQKKIESVLEKSRIK, from the coding sequence ATGACGACCCTTGCCCGCTCCGCCAAATCGCCCCGCAAGCCTTCCGTGCCGCCGCGCGTTGTCGCGCCCCCGGTTTTCGTCCCGCACCGGTCGCCCAAGCGGTTCTACGGCCATGGCATCCCGGGCGTGGACCCGGCGAAATTGTCGGGCAAACTCATCGTGGTGGAAGGCGCGGACGGTTCCGGACGGTCCACGCAGATTGCGCAGTTGGTGCAATGGCTCGAAGCCAGCGGCCACGCGACCGTGCAGGTCGGCTTGAAACGCTCGACGCTCGTCGCCGAAGAACTCGACCAGGCGCAGCAAGGCAACATTCTCAGCCGGATCACCCTGAGCTTGTTTTACGCGACGGATTTTGCCGACCAGTTGGAAAACGTGATTTTGCCCGCGCTCAAATCGGGATTCATGGTCCTGGCGGATCGCTACATTTACACGCTCATGGTGCGCGACATGGTTCGGGGCATGGATGAAGAATGGCTTCAAAATCTTTACGGCATCGCCCTCGTTCCGGACGCGGTTTTTTATCTGAACGTGGCGCCCGAAGAGCTCATCCAGCGCAACTTCGCCAAGAATCTCGCGCTGGACTATTGGGAGAGCGGCATGGACCTGGGCCTTTCGCGCGACATGTTCGACAGCTTCCTCAAGTATCAATCGCTGGTGGAGCAACAATTCAAGCGCATCCAATCCACCTACGGCTTCACCATCGTCGAGGGCCACTGCTCGGTTGAAGAGGTCAGCGCTGAGCTGCAAAAGAAGATCGAGTCGGTGCTGGAGAAGTCACGGATCAAATAA